A genomic segment from Triticum dicoccoides isolate Atlit2015 ecotype Zavitan chromosome 1A, WEW_v2.0, whole genome shotgun sequence encodes:
- the LOC119362394 gene encoding patatin-like protein 2, translating to MCSHAEPTTTCVTCPPPSQGRLITVLSIDGGGIRGLIPSTILACLESKLQELDGPDARIADYFDVIAGTSTGALVTSMLAAPGENKRPLFEAKEINKFYLDNGPKIFPQRSWGLLTPIGNMFGAVMGPKYDGKFLHDKIKSLTNDVTVADTVTNIIVPTFDIKYLQPIIFNTYEAKVDPLKNAHLSDICISTSAAPTYFPAHYFTTRDPTGKQPDREYHLIDGGVAANNPTMAAMSMITKEVLRRNPDFTHGKPTEYNNYLIISIGTGSAKMAEKYTAPDCAKWGVLRWLYDGGFTPLIDIFSHASADMVDIHAAVLFQALRIEKNYLRIQDDSLTGHTSSVDIATKENMEALIGIGKNLLKKNVSRVNIDTGMYESVEGEGTNEEALARFARKLSKERKLRQTNLNSQ from the exons ATGTGCAGCCACGCGGAGCCGACGACGACGTGCGTGACGTGCCCGCCGCCGTCGCAGGGGCGGCTCATCACGGTGCTGAGCATCGACGGCGGCGGCATCCGCGGCCTCATCCCCTCCACCATCCTCGCCTGCCTCGAGTCCAAGCTCCAG GAGCTGGACGGGCCGGACGCGCGCATCGCGGACTACTTCGACGTGATCGCCGGGACGAGCACGGGCGCGCTGGTCACGTCCATGCTGGCGGCGCCCGGCGAGAACAAGCGGCCGCTCTTCGAGGCCAAGGAAATCAACAAGTTCTACCTCGACAACGGGCCCAAGATTTTCCCGCAGAGGAG CTGGGGATTGCTGACCCCGATAGGGAACATGTTTGGCGCCGTCATGGGTCCCAAGTACGACGGCAAGTTCCTGCACGATAAGATCAAGAGCCTCACCAACGACGTCACCGTCGCCGACACCGTCACCAACATCATCGTCCCGACCTTCGACATCAAGTACCTTCAGCCGATCATCTTCAACACCTACGAGGCCAAGGTGGACCCGCTCAAGAACGCGCACCTCTCCGACATCTGCATCAGCACGTCCGCCGCGCCCACCTACTTCCCCGCGCACTATTTCACCACCCGCGACCCCACGGGCAAGCAGCCGGACCGCGAGTAccacctcatcgacggcggcgtggCAGCCAACAACCCCACCATGGCCGCCATGTCCATGATCACCAAGGAGGTGCTGCGCCGCAACCCCGACTTCACGCATGGCAAGCCCACTGAGTACAACAACTACCTCATCATCTCCATCGGCACCGGGTCCGCCAAGATGGCCGAGAAGTACACCGCCCCCGACTGCGCCAAGTGGGGCGTCCTCCGCTGGCTCTACGACGGTGGCTTCACCCCGCTCATCGACATCTTCTCCCATGCAAGCGCCGACATGGTCGACATCCACGCAGCAGTGCTGTTCCAGGCCCTCCGCATCGAGAAGAACTACCTACGCATCCAGGACGACTCGCTCACGGGGCACACGTCCTCGGTGGATATCGCCACCAAAGAGAACATGGAGGCACTTATCGGGATCGGTAAGAATCTGCTCAAGAAGAATGTGTCCCGGGTGAACATTGACACGGGGATGTATGAGTCCGTCGAAGGTGAGGGCACCAAcgaagaggccctcgcgcgcttCGCCAGGAAGCTCTCCAAGGAGCGCAAGCTGCGCCAAACCAACCTCAACTCCCAATAG